A portion of the Candidatus Macondimonas diazotrophica genome contains these proteins:
- a CDS encoding AMP-binding protein has product MSALAQLRQMPEARKGALAPLRQVGLINGMRTLTKALIRSRLDRNELPRQFLLSFWDTLGSREALIFEGQRITFAQFKDRVLRFADVLHGLGLKTGDRFAELLYNSPVWFEAMAAGTLTGIHMPMLNWHLRPHELAQCINAAQPQMLLIDHEFLDRILPIRDQIPSVKHYIVVGGEPPEGMHSYEALMARAQPVLPPGKLDMAPRPYSGGTTGTPKYMNINRERLASDSDEDRRGAKKEDLVRMGLMQLTAFYYYKLGEIHDPVTGNVRTLIPGPLYHAGVQVGVLPFFVGGTAVPMRKFTAEGFLKAIQDERINWTFVAPTMLERVVALPDEVKNKYNLASMRTIICAAAPCPPKVKQEINALFRRQGAKDDVFHEYYAASETGLVTILAPEDYQANPKRYDSVGKVRGCEVGIWDPDKQAWCPTGKEGKVIMRTPTVYGLEYAGVDEAAMRKNFLEIGGQLWYDDGLIGYLDEDGFL; this is encoded by the coding sequence ATGTCCGCACTCGCTCAATTGCGCCAGATGCCCGAAGCCCGCAAGGGCGCACTGGCACCGCTGCGTCAGGTTGGATTGATCAATGGTATGCGCACGCTGACCAAGGCGCTGATCCGCAGCCGCCTGGACCGCAATGAACTGCCACGCCAATTCCTGCTGTCTTTCTGGGACACGCTGGGCAGCCGTGAGGCGCTTATCTTCGAAGGCCAGCGCATCACCTTCGCCCAATTCAAGGACCGTGTGCTTCGCTTTGCCGATGTATTGCACGGACTGGGGCTGAAAACGGGCGATCGCTTCGCCGAACTGCTCTACAACAGCCCGGTCTGGTTCGAAGCCATGGCGGCTGGCACGCTGACCGGGATTCACATGCCGATGCTCAACTGGCATCTGCGGCCGCACGAGCTGGCCCAATGCATCAATGCCGCCCAGCCACAGATGCTGTTGATCGACCATGAATTTCTCGACCGCATTCTGCCCATCCGCGACCAGATCCCGTCCGTCAAGCACTACATCGTGGTCGGCGGCGAGCCGCCCGAGGGCATGCATTCCTATGAGGCGCTGATGGCCCGCGCGCAGCCCGTCCTGCCACCCGGTAAGCTCGACATGGCGCCGCGTCCCTACAGCGGCGGCACCACCGGCACGCCCAAGTACATGAATATCAACCGCGAGCGGCTGGCGAGCGATTCCGACGAAGATCGTCGTGGCGCCAAGAAGGAAGACCTGGTGCGTATGGGGCTGATGCAGCTCACGGCCTTTTATTACTACAAGCTGGGCGAGATCCATGATCCCGTCACCGGCAACGTCCGGACCCTGATTCCCGGGCCGTTGTATCACGCCGGCGTGCAGGTCGGGGTGCTGCCCTTTTTCGTCGGCGGCACAGCGGTGCCGATGCGCAAGTTCACGGCCGAGGGCTTTCTCAAGGCCATCCAGGACGAGCGCATCAACTGGACTTTCGTGGCGCCGACCATGCTGGAGCGGGTGGTGGCCCTGCCCGATGAAGTAAAGAACAAGTACAACCTCGCCAGCATGCGGACCATCATCTGCGCCGCCGCACCCTGTCCGCCCAAGGTGAAACAGGAGATCAACGCCCTGTTCCGCCGCCAGGGCGCCAAGGACGATGTCTTCCATGAATATTACGCGGCTTCCGAGACGGGGCTCGTCACCATTCTCGCGCCCGAGGACTATCAGGCGAACCCCAAGCGCTACGACAGTGTCGGCAAGGTGCGCGGCTGCGAGGTCGGTATCTGGGATCCGGACAAGCAGGCCTGGTGTCCCACCGGCAAGGAAGGCAAGGTCATCATGCGCACCCCGACGGTGTACGGCCTCGAGTATGCCGGCGTGGATGAGGCGGCCATGCGCAAGAATTTCCTCGAGATCGGCGGGCAACTCTGGTATGACGACGGTCTGATTGGTTATCTGGACGAGGACGGTTTTCTGTA